CGCACCATGTATCCTGATGCCGATGCAAGGCTGCATGAAATTCTAGAAAGCTCTTTGGAATTAAAAAGGGAATGGGCTAATGCTCATAAACTAAAAAATGATCCACGCGTTACCCCAATAGGCAAATTTCTTAGAAAGACTTCTCTTGATGAATTTCCTCAATTTGTAAATGTTTTAAAAGGAGATCTTAGTGTGGTAGGCCCTAGACCAGTCGTTCAGTACGAAGTGATTCGACATTTAGGATATAAGGCTACAAAAATCTTATCTGTACGTCCGGGCCTAACGGGTTTATGGCAAGTTTCAGGACGCAGTGATATTAGCTATGCTAATCGCATTAAACTCGATGAGCAATACATAGAATCTCAATCTTTACTGCTCGATATAAAAATTATTGCTAAAACTATTCCCATCGTATGCTTCCCAAGAGGAGCTTATTAATTTTTGGCATGCTTTTTAAATAGAGAATCAAAGATAGCGAGGAGAATACTAGGATTTATGGGAAAAGAGCCTATATGGTGAGTGTAACCCCAGAAAATAACCTCTTTTTTCAGGAAAAACTATACATCTCATCTAAGTAGCCTTTTAAAATTTTATAAATTTCTTATGCATTTAAGTAGAAAAAACTTATTTCTTACATTTTTCAGCGGCTTGTTACTTACCCTTGGCATGCCAGCTATAGCTCCTAGTATCCGGCTGATGTTTTTGGTGCCTTTCCTTATTGTTTCATTTTATCAAAAAACCTTCTCTGTCTGCCTCTGGTATGCATTTTTTTGTGGGTTGCTCCTCGACTTACTGTCAGTACAGCCTCCTTTCGGCTTCTATGCTAGTAACTATACTTTAGGAGCCGCGGTGATTTATCCTCAAAAACGCCATTTTTTTGCCGATCATCTAAGTACGCTACCCATTATGACCTTCCTTTTTTCCTTTACTATAACTTTCTTCCAAGTTATTTTTCTTTATATATTGGGAACACCCCTTTCTATAGGCATGCGATGGATAGTTTCCGACCTTTTTGTAATGCCTTTAGGCGATGCTCTTTTTGCTTTTCTATATTTTATTCTCCTTCCTTTAAGCTTACAAAAAAAATCCCGACCCAGGAGTATTTAATATGCAACAAAATCTTAACGAAAGGTTGATAAAATGTGGGGTCGATACCCTTAAACGCCACATCTTTCTATGCAGCGACCAAGCAAATCCACGCTGCTCTAGCACAGATATAGCCTACGCTTCTTGGCAATATTTAAAGCAAAGGCTTCAAGAACTGAACTTGACAGGAGCGGGAGGCATCTACAGAACAAAAGTAAGCTGCTTAAGAATTTGTCAAAAAGGCCCTGTTGCTGTCATCTATCCTGATGGAATTTGGTATCATTCCTGTAACCCAGAAGTTTTAGAGATCATTCTTCAACAACATCTTATCGGTGGTAAGCCGGTAAAAGAATATATTCTTTATGATCACTCCAAAATCGCCTATAGCTCCTCTTGCTGAGCAGATGCGTCCTGCCTCTATTGAAGAAATCGTAGGGCAAGAGCATCTGATAGGGCCAGAAGGTTTTATAACTAAAATTATCTCTGCAGGCAAACCCTTATCTATTATTCTTTGGGGGCCGCCGGGATGTGGGAAAACATCTATCGCTAGGCTATATGCGAAAGCTTTTAATATCCCTTTTTATTCCATAAGCGCTATCTTTAATGGAATTGCTGATCTCAAAAAGCTTATAGAAGAGATAGAGAACACTCCCCTACTCCATCAAAGAGCTGTCTTATTTGTAGATGAAATTCATCGCTTTAATAAAGCTCAGCAAGATGCTTTTTTACCCTACGTGGAAAAGGGAACCATTGTTTTAATCGGCGCAACCGCAGAAAATCCATCTTTTCATCTCAACAGTGCGTTGCTTTCACGGCTGCGGGTGTTAGCGCTTCGGCCTTTAAATGAAAAGTCTTTGCAGCAGTTACTACAACGCTATGAATCT
The window above is part of the Neochlamydia sp. AcF84 genome. Proteins encoded here:
- a CDS encoding sugar transferase; amino-acid sequence: MNNSPQWMQESTALRFSPSLGLTVKRNPTKRLFDIIFSLCVLIITFPVLAIVAISVYFSSKGKIIYAQERIGRGGKPFRCYKFRTMYPDADARLHEILESSLELKREWANAHKLKNDPRVTPIGKFLRKTSLDEFPQFVNVLKGDLSVVGPRPVVQYEVIRHLGYKATKILSVRPGLTGLWQVSGRSDISYANRIKLDEQYIESQSLLLDIKIIAKTIPIVCFPRGAY
- a CDS encoding (2Fe-2S) ferredoxin domain-containing protein, coding for MQQNLNERLIKCGVDTLKRHIFLCSDQANPRCSSTDIAYASWQYLKQRLQELNLTGAGGIYRTKVSCLRICQKGPVAVIYPDGIWYHSCNPEVLEIILQQHLIGGKPVKEYILYDHSKIAYSSSC